The following coding sequences lie in one Flagellimonas eckloniae genomic window:
- a CDS encoding type II secretion system F family protein — protein MGFKLENIAVDKAHKADDAQEEQKPSILEREITLFGKSFSNKKKEDFYTELSVLLKAGITLKESLGLIEEGQKKEKQKNLFNDLGESLLSGSSFSEAIKDKKEFTEYEYYSLKIGEESGTLTTITKELGSFFAKKNEQQRNLVNALTYPIIILVTAVLVVIFMLRLVVPMFQDIFEQNNVELPWITRFIVAVSDFIKDYGWWMVLLILGSLFLRKALFGNDWFKKRLDYFLMWIPYVGNFLKAVYLAQFTRAISLLTASKVPVLNSIELAGKMIDFYPLRDALDSVSHKILQGESLSNSLKGNHVFSNKMISMVKVAEETNQTEFMFERLNQQYSVEVQQKSKLLSTLLEPMIILVVGICVGVILVAMYLPMFKLGSVLG, from the coding sequence ATGGGCTTTAAATTAGAAAACATAGCTGTTGATAAGGCACATAAAGCCGATGATGCCCAAGAAGAGCAGAAACCATCAATTCTTGAAAGGGAAATAACCTTATTTGGAAAATCATTTTCCAACAAGAAAAAAGAAGATTTTTATACGGAGCTAAGCGTGCTTTTAAAGGCTGGAATTACGCTTAAAGAATCCTTGGGACTTATCGAGGAAGGACAGAAAAAGGAAAAACAAAAAAACCTGTTTAATGATTTGGGCGAAAGTTTACTTTCAGGGAGTAGTTTTTCTGAAGCGATAAAAGATAAAAAAGAGTTTACCGAATATGAATACTATTCTTTGAAGATAGGGGAGGAGTCAGGAACCCTTACTACCATTACGAAAGAGTTAGGCTCATTTTTTGCCAAAAAAAATGAACAACAAAGAAATCTGGTCAATGCACTTACCTATCCCATTATTATTCTTGTAACTGCTGTGCTGGTGGTTATTTTTATGCTTAGGTTGGTGGTTCCCATGTTCCAGGACATTTTTGAACAAAACAATGTGGAATTGCCTTGGATTACCCGCTTTATTGTGGCTGTGTCAGATTTCATTAAAGACTATGGTTGGTGGATGGTACTCTTAATATTAGGCTCTTTGTTTTTAAGAAAAGCGCTTTTTGGAAATGATTGGTTCAAAAAAAGGCTGGATTATTTTTTGATGTGGATTCCTTATGTGGGGAATTTTCTTAAAGCAGTTTATTTGGCCCAGTTTACCCGAGCGATCAGTTTGCTTACCGCTTCAAAAGTTCCTGTATTGAACAGCATAGAACTTGCAGGGAAAATGATAGATTTTTATCCGCTGCGAGATGCGTTGGATAGTGTAAGTCATAAAATTCTTCAAGGTGAAAGTTTAAGTAATAGTCTTAAAGGAAATCATGTTTTTAGTAATAAGATGATATCCATGGTCAAAGTTGCGGAAGAAACCAATCAAACGGAATTTATGTTTGAGCGGTTAAACCAGCAGTACAGTGTTGAAGTACAGCAAAAATCCAAGTTATTGAGTACGTTATTGGAGCCAATGATAATTCTTGTGGTTGGAATTTGTGTTGGAGTAATTTTGGTGGCAATGTATTTGCCCATGTTTAAATTGGGTAGTGTTCTTGGTTGA
- a CDS encoding response regulator encodes MNLSHKSVAFNDKLNHFRRRTITLALLSIASLLLILWLGKNALKVSESSTSTVQYSEQLLRSIYKSELSLLGIVANLENESQSNIKVIWENDIIPNLEKLKKNGREWSGSDSKLLSETSRLVHMLEVVQLQASTILENNTLEQSEIARAILENEISPIIAKIRDRITLINTSQLAQTEGKVRVSKNLNWIAIVGLLILTLIWSFLAFKNHRNSLSESYAHSKDPITASQSIAAPSPIEIKPDSTSENVPIPEKSSSIISTRESNLYNDAGMQKRLVTIKNKIQKIADGSLILENDSVDQQDELELALQQMSINFRKNAELLEQNEARYKAIINSSVNGVITMDSNREIQSFNRAAEILFQYEAEEVLGKRIDILLANEHIQNPGEYSIDSKTDSSKKFGKKQKKWARKKDGTEFYIHLSIAEVVVNGERILTGIVRDLSDEMRQQEEIEKRTNDIEKQNWIKTSISKVYDATKGMQDINTLTQTLTKIISKQLGASVSTFYLNQGLFTPDSQELELYGSYAFKNTNGLPDSFKFGEGLVGQCALEGNTIIITDTPENYLEISSGMGKTQPTEITIVPIKHNEENIGVMEFGTIHPFNEAQHEFIEEICASIGIILKGVVERAKTEELSIEVNNQISAINRSNAAIEFDLNGNILFANDLFLDLMGYSLDEIKGKHHKIFVETTYSNSAEYKGFWKELKHGAFKQGEFERRRKDNKSVWIQGSYNPILNVEGQPYKVLKVAVDITKQKEQQLKTEELSLEVNNQISAINKSNAAIEFDLDGNVLTANDLFLDLMGYTLDEIKGKHHKIFVGNTYAKSSEYKEFWKELKLGEFKQGEFERRGKNNKSVWIQGSYNPLLDTEGQPYKVLKIAVDITEQKNIQLEVQKQKEVVEAQEEELRVSNEELSKQTNLLQASEEEMRQQQEELEKANVMLEEKAQQLEEQHLSTVEKNAALEQAQAALVIKTEELEKSGRYKSEFLANMSHELRTPLNSVIILSKLLQGNKAKNLTEKQIEFAQIINKSGEDLLSLINEVLDLAKVESGKIELEMETLDMGSYAEDCKKTFVAIAQDKGVEFVLNLDESLPESFTTDKQRLNQVVKNLLSNAFKFTDIKGSVTLNFKNSKTQSKFTSPALIKNEQVLQISVTDSGIGIAPEKLQSVFEAFVQEDGTTQRKYGGTGLGLSISKELVKLLGGEIFVESEVGKGSTFTVFLPFENSEIIQLETPKKKIEHEVETTAEPKSVRENIDQPEEVKIEKSVPGETLEAVIADDRDQLEKDDNVLLVVEDDLQFAKVLVDQARENGFKVLATDQGDKALKHVDFYRPNAIILDMTLPVMDGWTVLRTLKASEEHAHIPVHVISGVDKTKLGLEMGAVEYLVKPIALEKLEHTFSNIAKTLSGTDMKKVLIIEDDELNNKALQEMIESKQLEAISAKNAKDARKLFKDEHPDLVVLDLGLPDIDGIELLGELKTEKKEVPVIVFTGRELTKKELKQIERHKDTSVILKTPKSYDRLSEETELFMNMLNSTQTEYPVLPPKEFGSEDIVKGKRILIVDDDMRNIYALETILEEEEVIVTVATNGEEAVNEVKNGEFDAILMDIMMPVMDGYEATKKIREMGYNKLPIIALTAKAMKGDREKCLEAGVSDYMSKPLDVEKLMSLLRVWLYN; translated from the coding sequence ATGAATTTATCACATAAAAGTGTGGCATTTAATGATAAGTTAAACCATTTCCGTAGAAGAACAATAACTCTAGCATTGTTGTCGATTGCATCTCTACTTCTTATTTTATGGCTTGGCAAAAATGCTTTAAAAGTTTCTGAAAGCAGTACATCAACGGTACAATATTCGGAACAATTATTAAGAAGTATTTACAAATCTGAACTTAGTTTGCTCGGTATAGTTGCCAATTTGGAAAATGAAAGTCAGTCTAATATAAAAGTAATTTGGGAAAACGATATTATACCAAATCTTGAAAAGCTTAAAAAAAATGGACGTGAATGGAGTGGTAGTGATAGTAAATTACTATCGGAAACCAGTAGGTTGGTCCATATGTTGGAAGTTGTTCAACTACAAGCTTCTACTATTTTAGAAAACAACACCCTCGAACAATCTGAGATAGCAAGAGCGATATTAGAGAATGAGATTTCACCTATCATTGCCAAGATTCGGGATAGGATTACCCTGATCAATACTTCGCAATTGGCACAAACAGAAGGCAAGGTCAGAGTTTCGAAGAATTTAAATTGGATTGCCATTGTAGGTCTTTTGATATTAACGCTTATTTGGAGTTTTCTTGCTTTTAAAAATCATAGAAATTCATTATCAGAAAGTTATGCACATTCAAAAGACCCCATAACAGCATCTCAAAGTATCGCCGCGCCAAGTCCTATTGAAATAAAACCTGATAGCACTAGTGAAAATGTGCCAATACCTGAAAAGTCTTCTTCCATCATCTCTACTAGAGAATCAAACCTCTACAATGACGCTGGAATGCAAAAGAGGCTAGTTACGATTAAAAACAAAATCCAAAAAATTGCAGATGGAAGCCTTATTCTAGAAAATGATTCGGTCGATCAACAGGATGAACTAGAGTTGGCTCTACAACAAATGTCAATAAACTTTCGTAAAAATGCAGAATTGCTGGAACAAAATGAGGCTAGGTACAAGGCAATCATAAATTCTTCAGTAAATGGTGTCATTACAATGGACAGTAATAGGGAAATACAATCTTTCAATCGAGCTGCAGAAATCTTGTTTCAATATGAAGCAGAAGAAGTACTTGGAAAAAGGATAGACATATTATTGGCAAATGAGCATATTCAGAATCCTGGTGAGTATTCCATCGATTCGAAGACCGATAGTTCCAAAAAATTTGGAAAAAAACAAAAAAAATGGGCAAGGAAAAAAGATGGAACTGAGTTTTATATTCATTTATCCATTGCCGAAGTTGTAGTCAATGGCGAAAGAATCCTCACTGGAATCGTACGTGATCTTTCCGACGAAATGCGACAACAGGAAGAAATTGAAAAAAGGACCAATGACATTGAAAAACAAAACTGGATCAAAACTTCAATTTCTAAGGTGTACGATGCTACTAAAGGTATGCAGGACATCAACACATTAACGCAAACATTAACCAAGATAATTAGCAAACAACTTGGAGCTTCAGTCAGTACTTTTTATTTGAACCAAGGATTATTTACTCCAGACTCCCAAGAATTGGAACTGTATGGAAGTTATGCCTTTAAAAACACAAATGGACTCCCTGATAGTTTCAAGTTTGGAGAAGGGTTGGTTGGCCAATGTGCCCTTGAAGGAAATACAATAATTATTACTGATACTCCTGAAAACTATTTGGAAATAAGCTCGGGTATGGGGAAGACCCAACCAACGGAAATAACCATCGTACCTATTAAACATAATGAAGAAAACATTGGGGTAATGGAATTTGGCACCATTCATCCTTTTAATGAAGCCCAGCACGAATTTATTGAAGAAATATGTGCATCTATTGGAATAATACTAAAAGGAGTGGTGGAACGAGCCAAAACTGAAGAATTGTCCATAGAGGTCAACAACCAGATTTCTGCCATTAACCGATCTAATGCGGCCATAGAATTTGATTTAAATGGAAATATTCTCTTTGCCAACGACCTTTTCTTAGATCTTATGGGTTACAGTTTGGACGAAATAAAAGGAAAGCACCATAAAATATTTGTGGAAACAACATATTCCAATTCAGCAGAGTACAAAGGATTTTGGAAAGAACTAAAACATGGTGCATTTAAACAAGGGGAGTTTGAACGAAGACGAAAAGACAACAAGTCCGTATGGATACAAGGTTCCTATAATCCCATACTTAACGTTGAAGGGCAACCATACAAAGTTCTTAAGGTAGCTGTGGATATCACCAAACAAAAAGAACAACAATTAAAAACAGAGGAGCTTTCTTTGGAGGTCAATAACCAGATTTCGGCAATAAATAAGTCCAACGCTGCCATTGAGTTTGACCTTGATGGAAATGTACTCACGGCAAATGACCTTTTTCTAGATTTAATGGGGTACACCCTTGATGAAATAAAAGGAAAACATCACAAAATATTTGTTGGAAACACCTATGCCAAGTCTTCAGAATACAAAGAGTTTTGGAAAGAGCTAAAACTAGGAGAATTTAAACAAGGTGAATTTGAACGCAGAGGAAAAAACAATAAAAGTGTTTGGATACAAGGATCTTACAATCCATTACTTGATACTGAAGGCCAACCGTACAAGGTTTTAAAGATAGCCGTTGATATTACCGAGCAAAAGAATATTCAACTTGAAGTTCAAAAACAAAAAGAAGTTGTAGAAGCCCAAGAAGAAGAATTAAGGGTATCTAACGAAGAACTCTCAAAACAGACCAACTTGTTGCAAGCTTCTGAAGAAGAAATGAGGCAACAACAGGAAGAGCTTGAAAAGGCAAATGTAATGTTGGAAGAAAAAGCCCAACAGTTAGAGGAACAACATTTAAGCACTGTAGAAAAAAATGCAGCCTTGGAACAAGCCCAAGCTGCTTTGGTCATCAAAACCGAAGAATTGGAGAAAAGCGGAAGATATAAATCTGAATTTTTGGCCAATATGTCCCATGAACTAAGAACACCGCTAAATAGTGTGATCATTCTTTCAAAATTGCTCCAAGGAAATAAAGCAAAAAATCTGACAGAAAAGCAAATTGAATTTGCGCAAATAATAAATAAATCGGGAGAGGACCTGCTAAGCCTGATCAATGAAGTACTGGATTTGGCCAAAGTGGAATCTGGAAAGATTGAACTGGAAATGGAAACGCTTGACATGGGTAGCTATGCCGAAGATTGTAAAAAGACATTTGTTGCCATAGCACAGGATAAAGGAGTAGAGTTTGTATTGAACCTAGACGAATCGCTACCGGAATCGTTTACAACTGATAAACAACGATTGAATCAAGTAGTTAAAAACTTGCTTAGTAACGCCTTCAAATTCACAGATATAAAAGGAAGTGTAACCTTAAACTTTAAAAACAGTAAGACCCAGTCAAAATTTACCAGCCCGGCACTTATAAAAAATGAACAAGTACTGCAAATTTCAGTTACGGATTCAGGAATAGGCATTGCCCCAGAGAAATTGCAGTCGGTATTTGAAGCCTTCGTTCAGGAAGATGGGACAACCCAACGAAAATATGGGGGAACAGGTCTTGGTTTGAGTATTTCCAAAGAACTGGTAAAACTTCTTGGCGGGGAAATCTTTGTTGAAAGCGAAGTTGGAAAAGGATCTACTTTTACCGTATTCCTTCCTTTTGAAAATTCAGAAATAATTCAACTGGAAACCCCTAAGAAAAAGATTGAACATGAAGTTGAGACCACAGCGGAACCTAAATCGGTTAGAGAGAATATTGATCAACCGGAAGAAGTAAAGATAGAAAAAAGTGTTCCAGGTGAAACGTTAGAAGCTGTAATAGCTGATGACCGAGATCAACTTGAAAAAGACGATAATGTACTCCTTGTAGTTGAGGACGATCTTCAGTTCGCAAAAGTACTTGTAGATCAAGCTCGTGAAAATGGTTTTAAAGTACTGGCCACCGATCAAGGCGACAAGGCTCTCAAACATGTAGATTTTTACCGCCCAAATGCAATAATATTGGACATGACCTTGCCCGTTATGGACGGTTGGACAGTTCTTAGAACACTAAAAGCAAGTGAAGAACATGCACACATTCCGGTACATGTTATTTCAGGTGTGGACAAAACCAAATTGGGATTGGAAATGGGTGCGGTTGAATACCTTGTAAAACCAATTGCATTGGAAAAACTTGAACATACATTTTCCAATATCGCTAAGACTCTTTCTGGTACAGATATGAAAAAAGTGCTGATTATTGAAGATGACGAGCTAAATAATAAGGCCTTACAAGAAATGATAGAAAGTAAACAGTTGGAGGCTATTTCTGCAAAAAATGCCAAAGATGCCCGTAAACTTTTTAAGGATGAACATCCTGATTTAGTTGTATTGGATCTTGGACTTCCAGACATAGATGGAATTGAATTGTTGGGTGAATTGAAAACCGAAAAAAAGGAAGTTCCCGTAATCGTATTTACTGGTAGAGAATTAACCAAAAAAGAATTGAAACAGATTGAGCGTCATAAGGATACTTCTGTAATACTAAAGACCCCAAAATCTTATGACCGTCTTTCGGAGGAAACAGAGTTGTTTATGAATATGCTCAATTCCACACAGACAGAATATCCAGTTTTGCCTCCAAAGGAATTTGGTTCAGAAGATATAGTAAAAGGAAAACGCATTCTTATTGTTGATGATGATATGAGGAACATATATGCTCTGGAAACCATATTGGAAGAAGAAGAGGTAATCGTAACCGTTGCCACCAACGGAGAAGAGGCAGTGAACGAAGTAAAGAACGGCGAATTTGACGCTATTCTAATGGACATTATGATGCCCGTTATGGATGGCTATGAGGCAACTAAGAAGATAAGAGAAATGGGATATAATAAGCTTCCAATAATAGCATTGACCGCTAAAGCCATGAAAGGAGACCGTGAAAAATGTTTAGAGGCAGGTGTAAGTGATTATATGTCTAAGCCTTTAGATGTTGAAAAGTTAATGTCATTATTAAGAGTTTGGCTATATAATTAA
- a CDS encoding chemotaxis protein CheB: MANSKYIERKDDQELIKVVLFCGSAGAINVLERFVKDINQVPKVAIVVVLHRKTSMQDHLVNYLGSMVHMKVEAIEHGIHLEKGAIYVAPAGYHCILEKDMTLSLDLSEKVMFSRPSADVSLESFSYNLEDKLIAIIVSGANADGAEGAKWVNKRNGKVIVQSPAEAFAKAMPGAVIEAVEQVDHIVPAHEIYKTAAKYF; encoded by the coding sequence ATGGCAAACTCAAAATATATCGAAAGAAAAGATGATCAAGAGCTCATAAAAGTGGTACTATTCTGTGGTTCCGCAGGTGCCATCAATGTATTGGAGCGCTTTGTAAAGGACATAAATCAAGTCCCAAAAGTGGCAATAGTAGTGGTGTTACACAGAAAAACGAGCATGCAAGATCACTTGGTGAATTATTTAGGCAGTATGGTACATATGAAAGTAGAAGCAATAGAACATGGAATACATTTAGAAAAAGGAGCAATTTATGTGGCCCCAGCGGGCTATCATTGCATATTGGAAAAAGACATGACCTTGAGTCTTGATCTTAGTGAAAAAGTAATGTTTTCAAGACCTTCAGCTGATGTTTCCCTTGAGTCTTTCTCATACAATCTAGAAGACAAGTTAATTGCAATAATTGTTAGTGGTGCAAACGCAGATGGCGCGGAAGGAGCTAAATGGGTTAATAAAAGAAATGGGAAAGTAATAGTGCAAAGTCCGGCTGAAGCCTTTGCCAAAGCAATGCCAGGAGCTGTTATTGAGGCTGTTGAACAAGTAGACCATATTGTACCTGCCCATGAAATTTACAAAACCGCCGCTAAATATTTTTAA
- a CDS encoding response regulator, which translates to MEKAKILIVDDLAENLYSLEHIIEKEDREIITATSGNEALKLARLHEFALVITDVQMPEMNGFEFIEIFRGRKNTKNVPVIFATAINKEKEYVIKGYSEGAVDYLYKPLDPSIVSAKVDIFVTLYNQKRTLQLQYEELDALNQLKNKFLGMAAHDIRNPLAIIEFYSKSLIGELKPILKDPAKIQELENIFVSTKFAQNLVNDFLDISKIESGTIELEEEMVDVTQFIETSIQFSQVFADKKNIKLVGEIEVGNLRTALDKNKMNQVLNNLITNAIKFSHEGTSVYLKTIQKEGYLHISVQDEGQGIPESEMSHLFDPFTKTSVKSTAGEKSTGLGLMIVKKIVDSHDGEINVTSEVGKGSCFNIEIPIKVLKEPLEPVSNLIKSFEAEKNDKKLNIVVVDDDILMRTLSEVVFNKIGGNITMLEDGADLLEQVEAIGPDLVFTDINMPGVNGYDLTKEMRNKGIDIPIFGLTGFIDDEVQNLSKKSGMDGIYEKPPVENLLKNLISEIYEERLG; encoded by the coding sequence ATGGAAAAAGCGAAAATTCTTATTGTCGATGATTTAGCGGAGAACTTATATTCTTTGGAGCACATCATTGAAAAGGAAGACCGGGAAATAATTACCGCCACTAGCGGAAATGAAGCTCTAAAATTGGCAAGGTTGCACGAGTTTGCATTGGTGATTACCGATGTCCAAATGCCCGAAATGAATGGGTTCGAGTTTATAGAGATTTTTAGGGGAAGAAAGAACACCAAAAACGTTCCGGTAATTTTCGCAACAGCAATCAATAAAGAAAAAGAATATGTTATAAAAGGATATTCAGAAGGTGCAGTTGACTATTTATATAAACCTCTTGATCCAAGTATTGTTTCAGCTAAGGTAGATATTTTTGTTACCCTTTATAATCAAAAAAGAACCTTACAATTACAATATGAAGAACTTGATGCGCTGAATCAGCTTAAAAACAAGTTCCTTGGAATGGCTGCCCATGACATTAGAAACCCATTGGCCATTATCGAGTTTTATTCCAAATCTTTAATTGGTGAATTAAAACCAATCCTGAAAGATCCAGCCAAAATACAGGAACTAGAGAACATTTTTGTTTCCACAAAATTTGCCCAAAATCTGGTCAATGACTTTTTGGACATTAGTAAAATTGAGTCTGGAACTATTGAACTGGAAGAAGAAATGGTGGATGTAACCCAATTTATAGAAACGAGTATTCAATTTAGCCAGGTTTTTGCTGACAAAAAGAACATCAAACTGGTAGGCGAAATTGAAGTTGGAAATCTTAGAACCGCTTTGGATAAAAACAAAATGAACCAAGTTCTCAACAACCTAATTACCAATGCGATAAAATTTTCGCATGAAGGAACCTCGGTATACTTGAAAACCATTCAGAAAGAGGGCTATTTACATATTTCCGTACAAGATGAAGGACAAGGTATCCCAGAAAGTGAAATGAGCCATTTGTTCGACCCCTTTACCAAGACTTCGGTAAAATCTACAGCTGGGGAAAAAAGTACTGGACTTGGATTAATGATTGTAAAAAAGATAGTGGATTCACATGATGGGGAAATAAACGTAACCAGTGAAGTTGGCAAGGGATCATGCTTTAATATTGAGATTCCAATTAAAGTATTGAAAGAACCTTTGGAGCCAGTGTCCAATCTGATCAAGAGCTTTGAAGCTGAAAAAAATGATAAGAAATTGAATATTGTTGTTGTAGATGACGATATTTTAATGCGTACACTTTCGGAAGTAGTATTCAACAAAATTGGAGGTAATATTACAATGCTAGAAGATGGAGCAGATTTACTGGAACAAGTGGAAGCCATTGGTCCAGATTTAGTTTTTACGGATATCAATATGCCAGGGGTAAATGGATATGATTTGACCAAGGAGATGAGAAACAAGGGTATTGACATTCCCATCTTTGGATTGACCGGGTTTATAGATGATGAAGTCCAAAACCTTTCCAAAAAATCAGGAATGGATGGTATTTACGAGAAACCTCCCGTTGAAAATCTACTTAAAAACTTGATTTCAGAGATTTATGAGGAACGGCTAGGGTAA
- a CDS encoding PulJ/GspJ family protein: protein MPRTSKKIAAFTLSEMLVVLLLTIIVVGLAFSVLGLVQRQMLGIQDNYEEKTTDNLLQQALWVDFNSYAQVEFSSKAQALSFSNEVDGKAYRFYKGYILRDRDTLYTDLTIGKVFYKGEEVGNGLIDALELTKFDEVPKTLFVHKKNSATDFMN from the coding sequence ATGCCAAGAACCTCTAAAAAAATAGCGGCGTTCACCTTAAGTGAAATGTTGGTTGTGTTATTACTGACCATTATTGTAGTGGGACTGGCTTTTTCTGTTTTGGGATTGGTACAAAGACAAATGTTGGGTATTCAAGACAATTACGAAGAAAAAACCACTGATAACCTTTTACAACAGGCACTATGGGTCGATTTTAATTCATATGCCCAAGTTGAGTTTTCCTCCAAAGCGCAAGCACTGTCTTTTAGTAATGAGGTAGATGGTAAAGCGTACCGGTTTTATAAAGGCTATATTTTACGTGACAGGGATACCCTTTACACTGATTTGACCATTGGCAAGGTGTTTTACAAAGGGGAAGAGGTGGGCAATGGCCTAATAGATGCTCTTGAGCTCACTAAATTTGATGAAGTTCCCAAAACACTCTTTGTCCATAAAAAGAATTCAGCAACCGATTTTATGAATTGA
- a CDS encoding CheR family methyltransferase: protein MEVVLEISKNDLEDFIELSNKLYGIDFSGYAQESLRRRVLRLMKLKSCDSFMAFKYFLTNQSISEDELLIEITVNTTEMFRDYEVFKFLGDEVFGLLETYPRINIWHAGCSTGQEPMSLAILLKEQGLLQRSVQYCTDINAEVLNHAKKGIYDLKEVKEYSTNYIKSGGALSLSDYYVANYGKVKMNKELSKNMVFTKHNLVNGSSFNQMHMIMCRNVFIYLTTEQQNKVLRLFLDSLVPKGYLVLGAKESAIFSPVLDELEVINGKLKIYRKKR, encoded by the coding sequence ATGGAAGTAGTACTTGAAATTTCGAAAAACGACCTGGAGGATTTTATCGAATTATCCAATAAGCTCTATGGAATAGATTTTTCTGGCTATGCCCAAGAATCTTTGAGAAGGAGAGTTTTACGACTTATGAAGCTTAAATCGTGTGATTCGTTCATGGCCTTTAAATATTTTTTGACCAATCAGAGTATTAGTGAAGATGAGTTATTGATTGAAATTACGGTGAACACCACAGAAATGTTCAGGGATTATGAAGTATTTAAGTTTTTGGGCGATGAAGTGTTCGGCCTTTTGGAAACCTATCCCAGAATCAATATTTGGCATGCCGGATGTTCTACAGGTCAAGAACCAATGAGTTTGGCCATATTATTAAAAGAACAAGGACTATTACAAAGATCCGTGCAATACTGCACCGACATTAATGCTGAAGTACTAAATCATGCAAAAAAGGGAATCTATGACTTAAAGGAGGTAAAGGAGTATTCTACCAACTATATAAAATCAGGAGGGGCATTGTCCTTATCGGATTATTATGTGGCGAATTACGGAAAGGTAAAAATGAACAAGGAATTAAGTAAAAACATGGTGTTTACAAAACATAATTTGGTAAATGGTTCCTCATTCAACCAAATGCATATGATCATGTGCCGAAATGTTTTTATCTATTTAACTACAGAACAGCAAAATAAAGTGTTGCGTCTATTTTTAGACAGCTTGGTTCCAAAGGGATATCTGGTGTTAGGTGCAAAGGAAAGTGCAATTTTTTCACCTGTTTTGGATGAATTGGAAGTAATTAATGGCAAACTCAAAATATATCGAAAGAAAAGATGA